A part of Dreissena polymorpha isolate Duluth1 chromosome 13, UMN_Dpol_1.0, whole genome shotgun sequence genomic DNA contains:
- the LOC127854851 gene encoding tRNA-dihydrouridine(47) synthase [NAD(P)(+)]-like: MASEASEDEPGVAKIKKEFLLLDYKPVLDTEFVSDAVLEQLETERNENTENTSGPPSKRIKLKGRNKHRPKGRKMEASEKLCQAYVKDRDCSFGDRCKFSHDKAKFLETKPEDIGKTCYLFDTYGKCPYGVTCRFAKSHISEDLKNVVKEDFDQKAPRESHVSNVLTKDLQVALWKRRYDFSKSDKIIEKICPRSNNQKKRLPKDIGPEQIQGSPQVSDCKPCEVKNLEPEDSPVIISNNIAEEGNFPDKPVDVEGATNGASTITLGTSVIVDTPVAEVKQVDFSDKLYLAPLTTVGNLPFRRICKRYGADITCGEMAVVTNLLQGQQSEWALLKRHESEDVFGVQLCGGFPDSFTRCAQVICEKMNVDFIDINCGCPIDLIFNKGEGSALMGRQQKFEQIIRSMRAVMDVPLTVKIRTGIQDNKNIAHTLVPHLRDWGVAMTTLHGRSRQQRYTKLADWDYIHECAVAASPMPLFGNGDILSYEDANMHRQQTGVSGLMIARGALIKPWVFTEIKEQRHWDIRSTERLDMLRDYVNYGLDHWGSDHQGVENTRKFLLEWLSFLHRYIPVGVLERVPQQINERPPYYQGRDDLETLMASPNCGDWIKISEMLLGPVPSGFTFLPKHKANAYK; the protein is encoded by the exons ATGGCATCTGAAGCCAGTGAAGATGAACCTGGTGTTGCAAAAATCAAGAAAGA GTTCTTGCTTCTAGATTACAAGCCTGTTCTGGACACTGAGTTTGTTTCCGATGCAGTGCTTGAACAATTGGAGACTGAACGAAATGAAAACACAGAAAATACATCAGGACCTCCAAGCAAGCGAATAAAACTGAAAGGAAGAAATAAACATAGACCTAAGGGAAGGAAAATGGAAGCTTCTGAAAAATTGTGCCAGGCCTATGTCAAGGACAGGGACTGTAGTTTTGGGGACAGATGCAAATTTAGTCACGATAAAGCGAAGTTCTTGGAAACCAAGCCTGAAGATATTggcaaaacatgttatttgtttGATACCTATGGAAAGTGTCCATATGGTGTTACATGCAGGTTTGCCAAAAGTCATATATCAGAAGACTTGAAAAATGTGGTAAAAGAGGATTTTGACCAGAAAGCACCCAGAGAAAGTCATGTGTCAAATGTGTTGACGAAAGATTTGCAAGTTGCTCTCTGGAAAAGGCGCTATGATTTTTCAAAGTCAGATAAgattattgaaaaaatatgtcCTCGGTCAAATAACCAAAAGAAGCGCCTTCCAAAAGATATTGGGCCAGAACAAATACAGGGCAGCCCACAAGTATCTGACTGTAAACCATGTGAAGTTAAAAATCTTGAGCCAGAAGACAGTCCAgtgattatttcaaataatatagCAGAAGAAGGGaatttccctgataagcctgttgaTGTGGAAGGAGCAACAAACGGTGCATCAACAATCACCTTAGGCACATCTGTGATAGTTGATACCCCTGTAGCAGAGGTCAAACAA GTGGATTTTTCAGACAAGCTGTATCTTGCACCACTTACCACT GTGGGTAACCTTCCTTTCCGTCGTATCTGCAAGCGCTACGGTGCAGACATCACATGTGGGGAGATGGCAGTGGTCACCAACCTGCTGCAAGGTCAGCAGTCCGAGTGGGCCCTGCTCAAGCGACACGAGAGCGAGGACGTCTTCGGAGTACAG TTGTGTGGGGGATTTCCAGACTCGTTCACCCGCTGTGCCCAGGTGATCTGTGAAAAAATGAATGTGGATTTCATAGACATCAACTGTGGTTGTCCTATAGACCTCATCTTCAACAAg GGAGAGGGCAGTGCCCTGATGGGACGGCAGCAAAAGTTTGAACAGATCATACGGAGCATGAGGGCAGTGATGGATGTTCCACTGACTGTTAAAATAAGGACTGGTATCCAAGACAACAAGAACATCGCCCACACACTAGTACCTCATCTTCGGGACTGGGGCGTTGCCATGACCACA CTGCATGGTCGCTCCAGGCAACAGAGGTACACCAAGCTGGCGGACTGGGACTATATCCATGAGTGTGCAGTGGCTGCAAGTCCTATGCCCCTCTTTG gtaacgGTGACATCCTGTCCTACGAGGACGCCAACATGCACAGACAACAGACTGGTGTGTCGGGCCTCATGATTGCAAG AGGAGCCCTGATCAAGCCCTGGGTTTTCACAGAGATCAAGGAGCAGAGACACTGGGACATCCGCTCCACTGAGAGACTGGACATGCTCAGGGACTATGTGAACTATGGTCTGGACCACTGGGGCTCAGATCATCAGGGGGTTGAGAACACACGAAAGTTCCTGCTGGAGTGGCTGTCCTTCTTGCACAG GTACATACCGGTAGGGGTGCTAGAGAGGGTCCCTCAGCAGATAAATGAGCGGCCCCCGTACTACCAAGGTCGGGATGACCTGGAGACACTTATGGCCAGCCCAAACTGTGGAGACTGGATCAAGATCAG tGAGATGCTGTTGGGCCCAGTTCCAAGTGGTTTTACCTTCCTTCCAAAGCACAAGGCAAATGCCTACAAGTAA